In one Oryzias latipes chromosome 13, ASM223467v1 genomic region, the following are encoded:
- the mcam gene encoding cell surface glycoprotein MUC18 isoform X1: MATQITVSLLVALLLFVHTCGVWAVVEVNMEEKVEVMRGETAQITCMYTSDEGIGGTTIEWLVVTRSGEEKAIYFQDSFHTKTEPNTPYTDRISVKRTGAEEVVLTINNVQLQDEREFICRIKSLTDGMGMGSTNLRVFERPNFPTIESRTEGVTADQDKLSEIGTCQVKNGYPKPNITWYRNNTPLRSVTNEVEVSSSTTTESTGLFSVLSKLSLNVKKEDKDADFYCEATYLLPGFSGMSETEHINITVFYPSTEIHVWVESPKVKIKEGDTVVLQCSGNGNSPASFLFKHNDVDLPGEADVKVLENVSRQNSGVYQCTSTDMETFEELLNTTTVSVNYLDAAVVTPRENVSMAMGQELEATCNALSSLQTQTVWLKDGEEVSKGHILNLKAQSLDTAGTYVCVVTVPEIEGMETSSSLRVFVKSPPVLKEDDVTEVETEEETVVLSCHARGYPVPTITWDTKDGKKQSDPNFRILSDDSSQSTLSLKVDSNATVFCKASNNQGDDKATFNIRVKTTVYTTPVATTTTTTTTTNNTIPISNVTDVYTTPVITTTTTTTTTNNTITISNVTVKPKTPNSAEKVKAESNGVIIAVIIICILLLAILGSVLYFLYKKGKICGRSGKQDLTKEKSSKDNIVVEMKSDNTEESILLGANGEKQPPRD; the protein is encoded by the exons TATGGGCCGTTGTGGAGGTGAACATGGAGGAAAAAGTGGAGGTGATGCGTGGAGAAACAGCTCAGATCACTTGCATGTACACGTCAGACGAGGGCATCGGTGGGACAACCATAGAGTGGCTTGTC GTAACACGTTCAGGAGAAGAGAAGGCGATCTACTTCCAGGACAgctttcacacaaaaacagagcCAAACACTCCCTACACTGACCGGATCAGCGTAAAAAGAACCGGAGCAGAGGAAGTGGTGTTAACCATCAATAACGTGCAGCTGCAAGACGAACGGGAATTCATCTGTCGCATCAAAAGTCTCACTGATGGAATGGGGATGGGGAGCACAAACCTGAGAGTATTTG aaagaCCAAACTTTCCTACCATTGAGAGTAGGACAGAAGGCGTTACAGCTGACCAAGACAAGCTATCAGAG ATCGGCACATGTCAGGTGAAAAATGGATATCCCAAACCAAACATCACTTGGTATAGAAACAACACTCCGCTGCGGAGTGTTACGAACG AGGTGGAGGTGTCCTCAAGCACCACAACTGAATCGACCGGCTTGTTTTCTGTCCTGAGTAAACTGAGTCTGAACGTGAAGAAGGAAGACAAAGACGCTGACTTCTATTGTGAGGCCACCTACCTTCTTCCTGGATTCAGCGGCATGAGTGAAACTGAACACATCAACATCACAGTGTTCT ATCCTTCCACTGAGATCCATGTTTGGGTTGAGTCTCCAAAGGTTAAAATTAAAGAGGGGGACACGGTCGTACTGCAATGCAGCGGCAATGGAAACAGTCCAGCCTCATTTTTATTCAAGCACAATGAC gttgacCTGCCTGGTGAAGCTGATGTGAAAGTTCTGGAGAATGTTTCTCGTCAAAACAGTGGAGTTTACCAGTGCACCTCCACTGATATGGAAACCTTTGAGGAACTCCTGAACACTACTACAGTATCTGTCAACT ATCTGGATGCTGCGGTTGTTACTCCCCGTGAGAACGTTTCCATGGCAATGGGGCAGGAGTTGGAGGCCACCTGCAATGCCCTCTCCTCTCTGCAGACTCAGACAGTCTGGTTAAAG GACGGAGAGGAGGTGTCAAAGGGTCACATTTTGAACCTGAAGGCTCAGTCGTTGGACACAGCAGGGACGTACGTGTGTGTGGTGACTGTTCCAGAAATTGAGGGAATGGAAACCAGCAGCTCACTGCGTGTGTTTGTCAAGA GCCCACCGGTGCTCAAAGAGGATGATGTGACAGAAGTGGAGACAGAGGAGGAAACTGTAGTCCTGAGCTGTCATGCCAGAGGCTATCCTGTTCCCACAATCACCTGGGACACCAAAGATGGAAAGAAACAGTCTGACCCAAAT TTCAGGATATTGTCCGATGACAGCTCTCAGAGCACGCTCAGCCTTAAAGTGGATTCCAATGCCACCGTTTTCTGCAAGGCTTCCAACAACCAAGGGGATGATAAGGCGACATTCAACATCAGAGTCAAGACCA CTGTTTACACCACACCAGTAGCTACCACCACTACCACCACGACTACCACCAATAACACCATTCCCATTTCCAATGTCACAG ATGTTTACACCACACCAGTAATTACTACCACTACCACCACGACTACCACCAATAACACCATTACCATTTCCAATGTCACAG TCAAACCAAAAACCCCTAACTCAGCAGAGAAAGTCAAGGCAG AGAGCAATGGCGTCATAATTGCAGTCATCATTATCTGCATCCTGCTTCTGGCCATTCTGGGCAGCGTGCTCTATTTCCtctataaaaaaggaaagatctgCGGCCGATCTGGAAAACAAGACCT CACAAAGGAGAAGTCCAGCAAAGATAACATAGTGGTTGAGATGAAGAGCGACAACACAGAAGAATCCATTCTTCTCGGTGCcaatggagaaaagcagcccccCAGAGACTAG
- the mcam gene encoding cell surface glycoprotein MUC18 isoform X5, translated as MATQITVSLLVALLLFVHTCGVWAVVEVNMEEKVEVMRGETAQITCMYTSDEGIGGTTIEWLVVTRSGEEKAIYFQDSFHTKTEPNTPYTDRISVKRTGAEEVVLTINNVQLQDEREFICRIKSLTDGMGMGSTNLRVFERPNFPTIESRTEGVTADQDKLSEIGTCQVKNGYPKPNITWYRNNTPLRSVTNEVEVSSSTTTESTGLFSVLSKLSLNVKKEDKDADFYCEATYLLPGFSGMSETEHINITVFYPSTEIHVWVESPKVKIKEGDTVVLQCSGNGNSPASFLFKHNDVDLPGEADVKVLENVSRQNSGVYQCTSTDMETFEELLNTTTVSVNYLDAAVVTPRENVSMAMGQELEATCNALSSLQTQTVWLKDGEEVSKGHILNLKAQSLDTAGTYVCVVTVPEIEGMETSSSLRVFVKSPPVLKEDDVTEVETEEETVVLSCHARGYPVPTITWDTKDGKKQSDPNFRILSDDSSQSTLSLKVDSNATVFCKASNNQGDDKATFNIRVKTKSNGVIIAVIIICILLLAILGSVLYFLYKKGKICGRSGKQDLTKEKSSKDNIVVEMKSDNTEESILLGANGEKQPPRD; from the exons TATGGGCCGTTGTGGAGGTGAACATGGAGGAAAAAGTGGAGGTGATGCGTGGAGAAACAGCTCAGATCACTTGCATGTACACGTCAGACGAGGGCATCGGTGGGACAACCATAGAGTGGCTTGTC GTAACACGTTCAGGAGAAGAGAAGGCGATCTACTTCCAGGACAgctttcacacaaaaacagagcCAAACACTCCCTACACTGACCGGATCAGCGTAAAAAGAACCGGAGCAGAGGAAGTGGTGTTAACCATCAATAACGTGCAGCTGCAAGACGAACGGGAATTCATCTGTCGCATCAAAAGTCTCACTGATGGAATGGGGATGGGGAGCACAAACCTGAGAGTATTTG aaagaCCAAACTTTCCTACCATTGAGAGTAGGACAGAAGGCGTTACAGCTGACCAAGACAAGCTATCAGAG ATCGGCACATGTCAGGTGAAAAATGGATATCCCAAACCAAACATCACTTGGTATAGAAACAACACTCCGCTGCGGAGTGTTACGAACG AGGTGGAGGTGTCCTCAAGCACCACAACTGAATCGACCGGCTTGTTTTCTGTCCTGAGTAAACTGAGTCTGAACGTGAAGAAGGAAGACAAAGACGCTGACTTCTATTGTGAGGCCACCTACCTTCTTCCTGGATTCAGCGGCATGAGTGAAACTGAACACATCAACATCACAGTGTTCT ATCCTTCCACTGAGATCCATGTTTGGGTTGAGTCTCCAAAGGTTAAAATTAAAGAGGGGGACACGGTCGTACTGCAATGCAGCGGCAATGGAAACAGTCCAGCCTCATTTTTATTCAAGCACAATGAC gttgacCTGCCTGGTGAAGCTGATGTGAAAGTTCTGGAGAATGTTTCTCGTCAAAACAGTGGAGTTTACCAGTGCACCTCCACTGATATGGAAACCTTTGAGGAACTCCTGAACACTACTACAGTATCTGTCAACT ATCTGGATGCTGCGGTTGTTACTCCCCGTGAGAACGTTTCCATGGCAATGGGGCAGGAGTTGGAGGCCACCTGCAATGCCCTCTCCTCTCTGCAGACTCAGACAGTCTGGTTAAAG GACGGAGAGGAGGTGTCAAAGGGTCACATTTTGAACCTGAAGGCTCAGTCGTTGGACACAGCAGGGACGTACGTGTGTGTGGTGACTGTTCCAGAAATTGAGGGAATGGAAACCAGCAGCTCACTGCGTGTGTTTGTCAAGA GCCCACCGGTGCTCAAAGAGGATGATGTGACAGAAGTGGAGACAGAGGAGGAAACTGTAGTCCTGAGCTGTCATGCCAGAGGCTATCCTGTTCCCACAATCACCTGGGACACCAAAGATGGAAAGAAACAGTCTGACCCAAAT TTCAGGATATTGTCCGATGACAGCTCTCAGAGCACGCTCAGCCTTAAAGTGGATTCCAATGCCACCGTTTTCTGCAAGGCTTCCAACAACCAAGGGGATGATAAGGCGACATTCAACATCAGAGTCAAGACCA AGAGCAATGGCGTCATAATTGCAGTCATCATTATCTGCATCCTGCTTCTGGCCATTCTGGGCAGCGTGCTCTATTTCCtctataaaaaaggaaagatctgCGGCCGATCTGGAAAACAAGACCT CACAAAGGAGAAGTCCAGCAAAGATAACATAGTGGTTGAGATGAAGAGCGACAACACAGAAGAATCCATTCTTCTCGGTGCcaatggagaaaagcagcccccCAGAGACTAG
- the mcam gene encoding cell surface glycoprotein MUC18 isoform X2, translated as MATQITVSLLVALLLFVHTCGVWAVVEVNMEEKVEVMRGETAQITCMYTSDEGIGGTTIEWLVVTRSGEEKAIYFQDSFHTKTEPNTPYTDRISVKRTGAEEVVLTINNVQLQDEREFICRIKSLTDGMGMGSTNLRVFERPNFPTIESRTEGVTADQDKLSEIGTCQVKNGYPKPNITWYRNNTPLRSVTNEVEVSSSTTTESTGLFSVLSKLSLNVKKEDKDADFYCEATYLLPGFSGMSETEHINITVFYPSTEIHVWVESPKVKIKEGDTVVLQCSGNGNSPASFLFKHNDVDLPGEADVKVLENVSRQNSGVYQCTSTDMETFEELLNTTTVSVNYLDAAVVTPRENVSMAMGQELEATCNALSSLQTQTVWLKDGEEVSKGHILNLKAQSLDTAGTYVCVVTVPEIEGMETSSSLRVFVKSPPVLKEDDVTEVETEEETVVLSCHARGYPVPTITWDTKDGKKQSDPNFRILSDDSSQSTLSLKVDSNATVFCKASNNQGDDKATFNIRVKTNVYTTPVITTTTTTTTTNNTITISNVTVKPKTPNSAEKVKAESNGVIIAVIIICILLLAILGSVLYFLYKKGKICGRSGKQDLTKEKSSKDNIVVEMKSDNTEESILLGANGEKQPPRD; from the exons TATGGGCCGTTGTGGAGGTGAACATGGAGGAAAAAGTGGAGGTGATGCGTGGAGAAACAGCTCAGATCACTTGCATGTACACGTCAGACGAGGGCATCGGTGGGACAACCATAGAGTGGCTTGTC GTAACACGTTCAGGAGAAGAGAAGGCGATCTACTTCCAGGACAgctttcacacaaaaacagagcCAAACACTCCCTACACTGACCGGATCAGCGTAAAAAGAACCGGAGCAGAGGAAGTGGTGTTAACCATCAATAACGTGCAGCTGCAAGACGAACGGGAATTCATCTGTCGCATCAAAAGTCTCACTGATGGAATGGGGATGGGGAGCACAAACCTGAGAGTATTTG aaagaCCAAACTTTCCTACCATTGAGAGTAGGACAGAAGGCGTTACAGCTGACCAAGACAAGCTATCAGAG ATCGGCACATGTCAGGTGAAAAATGGATATCCCAAACCAAACATCACTTGGTATAGAAACAACACTCCGCTGCGGAGTGTTACGAACG AGGTGGAGGTGTCCTCAAGCACCACAACTGAATCGACCGGCTTGTTTTCTGTCCTGAGTAAACTGAGTCTGAACGTGAAGAAGGAAGACAAAGACGCTGACTTCTATTGTGAGGCCACCTACCTTCTTCCTGGATTCAGCGGCATGAGTGAAACTGAACACATCAACATCACAGTGTTCT ATCCTTCCACTGAGATCCATGTTTGGGTTGAGTCTCCAAAGGTTAAAATTAAAGAGGGGGACACGGTCGTACTGCAATGCAGCGGCAATGGAAACAGTCCAGCCTCATTTTTATTCAAGCACAATGAC gttgacCTGCCTGGTGAAGCTGATGTGAAAGTTCTGGAGAATGTTTCTCGTCAAAACAGTGGAGTTTACCAGTGCACCTCCACTGATATGGAAACCTTTGAGGAACTCCTGAACACTACTACAGTATCTGTCAACT ATCTGGATGCTGCGGTTGTTACTCCCCGTGAGAACGTTTCCATGGCAATGGGGCAGGAGTTGGAGGCCACCTGCAATGCCCTCTCCTCTCTGCAGACTCAGACAGTCTGGTTAAAG GACGGAGAGGAGGTGTCAAAGGGTCACATTTTGAACCTGAAGGCTCAGTCGTTGGACACAGCAGGGACGTACGTGTGTGTGGTGACTGTTCCAGAAATTGAGGGAATGGAAACCAGCAGCTCACTGCGTGTGTTTGTCAAGA GCCCACCGGTGCTCAAAGAGGATGATGTGACAGAAGTGGAGACAGAGGAGGAAACTGTAGTCCTGAGCTGTCATGCCAGAGGCTATCCTGTTCCCACAATCACCTGGGACACCAAAGATGGAAAGAAACAGTCTGACCCAAAT TTCAGGATATTGTCCGATGACAGCTCTCAGAGCACGCTCAGCCTTAAAGTGGATTCCAATGCCACCGTTTTCTGCAAGGCTTCCAACAACCAAGGGGATGATAAGGCGACATTCAACATCAGAGTCAAGACCA ATGTTTACACCACACCAGTAATTACTACCACTACCACCACGACTACCACCAATAACACCATTACCATTTCCAATGTCACAG TCAAACCAAAAACCCCTAACTCAGCAGAGAAAGTCAAGGCAG AGAGCAATGGCGTCATAATTGCAGTCATCATTATCTGCATCCTGCTTCTGGCCATTCTGGGCAGCGTGCTCTATTTCCtctataaaaaaggaaagatctgCGGCCGATCTGGAAAACAAGACCT CACAAAGGAGAAGTCCAGCAAAGATAACATAGTGGTTGAGATGAAGAGCGACAACACAGAAGAATCCATTCTTCTCGGTGCcaatggagaaaagcagcccccCAGAGACTAG
- the mcam gene encoding cell surface glycoprotein MUC18 isoform X3 yields the protein MATQITVSLLVALLLFVHTCGVWAVVEVNMEEKVEVMRGETAQITCMYTSDEGIGGTTIEWLVVTRSGEEKAIYFQDSFHTKTEPNTPYTDRISVKRTGAEEVVLTINNVQLQDEREFICRIKSLTDGMGMGSTNLRVFERPNFPTIESRTEGVTADQDKLSEIGTCQVKNGYPKPNITWYRNNTPLRSVTNEVEVSSSTTTESTGLFSVLSKLSLNVKKEDKDADFYCEATYLLPGFSGMSETEHINITVFYPSTEIHVWVESPKVKIKEGDTVVLQCSGNGNSPASFLFKHNDVDLPGEADVKVLENVSRQNSGVYQCTSTDMETFEELLNTTTVSVNYLDAAVVTPRENVSMAMGQELEATCNALSSLQTQTVWLKDGEEVSKGHILNLKAQSLDTAGTYVCVVTVPEIEGMETSSSLRVFVKSPPVLKEDDVTEVETEEETVVLSCHARGYPVPTITWDTKDGKKQSDPNFRILSDDSSQSTLSLKVDSNATVFCKASNNQGDDKATFNIRVKTTVYTTPVATTTTTTTTTNNTIPISNVTVKPKTPNSAEKVKAESNGVIIAVIIICILLLAILGSVLYFLYKKGKICGRSGKQDLTKEKSSKDNIVVEMKSDNTEESILLGANGEKQPPRD from the exons TATGGGCCGTTGTGGAGGTGAACATGGAGGAAAAAGTGGAGGTGATGCGTGGAGAAACAGCTCAGATCACTTGCATGTACACGTCAGACGAGGGCATCGGTGGGACAACCATAGAGTGGCTTGTC GTAACACGTTCAGGAGAAGAGAAGGCGATCTACTTCCAGGACAgctttcacacaaaaacagagcCAAACACTCCCTACACTGACCGGATCAGCGTAAAAAGAACCGGAGCAGAGGAAGTGGTGTTAACCATCAATAACGTGCAGCTGCAAGACGAACGGGAATTCATCTGTCGCATCAAAAGTCTCACTGATGGAATGGGGATGGGGAGCACAAACCTGAGAGTATTTG aaagaCCAAACTTTCCTACCATTGAGAGTAGGACAGAAGGCGTTACAGCTGACCAAGACAAGCTATCAGAG ATCGGCACATGTCAGGTGAAAAATGGATATCCCAAACCAAACATCACTTGGTATAGAAACAACACTCCGCTGCGGAGTGTTACGAACG AGGTGGAGGTGTCCTCAAGCACCACAACTGAATCGACCGGCTTGTTTTCTGTCCTGAGTAAACTGAGTCTGAACGTGAAGAAGGAAGACAAAGACGCTGACTTCTATTGTGAGGCCACCTACCTTCTTCCTGGATTCAGCGGCATGAGTGAAACTGAACACATCAACATCACAGTGTTCT ATCCTTCCACTGAGATCCATGTTTGGGTTGAGTCTCCAAAGGTTAAAATTAAAGAGGGGGACACGGTCGTACTGCAATGCAGCGGCAATGGAAACAGTCCAGCCTCATTTTTATTCAAGCACAATGAC gttgacCTGCCTGGTGAAGCTGATGTGAAAGTTCTGGAGAATGTTTCTCGTCAAAACAGTGGAGTTTACCAGTGCACCTCCACTGATATGGAAACCTTTGAGGAACTCCTGAACACTACTACAGTATCTGTCAACT ATCTGGATGCTGCGGTTGTTACTCCCCGTGAGAACGTTTCCATGGCAATGGGGCAGGAGTTGGAGGCCACCTGCAATGCCCTCTCCTCTCTGCAGACTCAGACAGTCTGGTTAAAG GACGGAGAGGAGGTGTCAAAGGGTCACATTTTGAACCTGAAGGCTCAGTCGTTGGACACAGCAGGGACGTACGTGTGTGTGGTGACTGTTCCAGAAATTGAGGGAATGGAAACCAGCAGCTCACTGCGTGTGTTTGTCAAGA GCCCACCGGTGCTCAAAGAGGATGATGTGACAGAAGTGGAGACAGAGGAGGAAACTGTAGTCCTGAGCTGTCATGCCAGAGGCTATCCTGTTCCCACAATCACCTGGGACACCAAAGATGGAAAGAAACAGTCTGACCCAAAT TTCAGGATATTGTCCGATGACAGCTCTCAGAGCACGCTCAGCCTTAAAGTGGATTCCAATGCCACCGTTTTCTGCAAGGCTTCCAACAACCAAGGGGATGATAAGGCGACATTCAACATCAGAGTCAAGACCA CTGTTTACACCACACCAGTAGCTACCACCACTACCACCACGACTACCACCAATAACACCATTCCCATTTCCAATGTCACAG TCAAACCAAAAACCCCTAACTCAGCAGAGAAAGTCAAGGCAG AGAGCAATGGCGTCATAATTGCAGTCATCATTATCTGCATCCTGCTTCTGGCCATTCTGGGCAGCGTGCTCTATTTCCtctataaaaaaggaaagatctgCGGCCGATCTGGAAAACAAGACCT CACAAAGGAGAAGTCCAGCAAAGATAACATAGTGGTTGAGATGAAGAGCGACAACACAGAAGAATCCATTCTTCTCGGTGCcaatggagaaaagcagcccccCAGAGACTAG
- the mcam gene encoding cell surface glycoprotein MUC18 isoform X4, whose amino-acid sequence MATQITVSLLVALLLFVHTCGVWAVVEVNMEEKVEVMRGETAQITCMYTSDEGIGGTTIEWLVVTRSGEEKAIYFQDSFHTKTEPNTPYTDRISVKRTGAEEVVLTINNVQLQDEREFICRIKSLTDGMGMGSTNLRVFERPNFPTIESRTEGVTADQDKLSEIGTCQVKNGYPKPNITWYRNNTPLRSVTNEVEVSSSTTTESTGLFSVLSKLSLNVKKEDKDADFYCEATYLLPGFSGMSETEHINITVFYPSTEIHVWVESPKVKIKEGDTVVLQCSGNGNSPASFLFKHNDVDLPGEADVKVLENVSRQNSGVYQCTSTDMETFEELLNTTTVSVNYLDAAVVTPRENVSMAMGQELEATCNALSSLQTQTVWLKDGEEVSKGHILNLKAQSLDTAGTYVCVVTVPEIEGMETSSSLRVFVKSPPVLKEDDVTEVETEEETVVLSCHARGYPVPTITWDTKDGKKQSDPNFRILSDDSSQSTLSLKVDSNATVFCKASNNQGDDKATFNIRVKTIKPKTPNSAEKVKAESNGVIIAVIIICILLLAILGSVLYFLYKKGKICGRSGKQDLTKEKSSKDNIVVEMKSDNTEESILLGANGEKQPPRD is encoded by the exons TATGGGCCGTTGTGGAGGTGAACATGGAGGAAAAAGTGGAGGTGATGCGTGGAGAAACAGCTCAGATCACTTGCATGTACACGTCAGACGAGGGCATCGGTGGGACAACCATAGAGTGGCTTGTC GTAACACGTTCAGGAGAAGAGAAGGCGATCTACTTCCAGGACAgctttcacacaaaaacagagcCAAACACTCCCTACACTGACCGGATCAGCGTAAAAAGAACCGGAGCAGAGGAAGTGGTGTTAACCATCAATAACGTGCAGCTGCAAGACGAACGGGAATTCATCTGTCGCATCAAAAGTCTCACTGATGGAATGGGGATGGGGAGCACAAACCTGAGAGTATTTG aaagaCCAAACTTTCCTACCATTGAGAGTAGGACAGAAGGCGTTACAGCTGACCAAGACAAGCTATCAGAG ATCGGCACATGTCAGGTGAAAAATGGATATCCCAAACCAAACATCACTTGGTATAGAAACAACACTCCGCTGCGGAGTGTTACGAACG AGGTGGAGGTGTCCTCAAGCACCACAACTGAATCGACCGGCTTGTTTTCTGTCCTGAGTAAACTGAGTCTGAACGTGAAGAAGGAAGACAAAGACGCTGACTTCTATTGTGAGGCCACCTACCTTCTTCCTGGATTCAGCGGCATGAGTGAAACTGAACACATCAACATCACAGTGTTCT ATCCTTCCACTGAGATCCATGTTTGGGTTGAGTCTCCAAAGGTTAAAATTAAAGAGGGGGACACGGTCGTACTGCAATGCAGCGGCAATGGAAACAGTCCAGCCTCATTTTTATTCAAGCACAATGAC gttgacCTGCCTGGTGAAGCTGATGTGAAAGTTCTGGAGAATGTTTCTCGTCAAAACAGTGGAGTTTACCAGTGCACCTCCACTGATATGGAAACCTTTGAGGAACTCCTGAACACTACTACAGTATCTGTCAACT ATCTGGATGCTGCGGTTGTTACTCCCCGTGAGAACGTTTCCATGGCAATGGGGCAGGAGTTGGAGGCCACCTGCAATGCCCTCTCCTCTCTGCAGACTCAGACAGTCTGGTTAAAG GACGGAGAGGAGGTGTCAAAGGGTCACATTTTGAACCTGAAGGCTCAGTCGTTGGACACAGCAGGGACGTACGTGTGTGTGGTGACTGTTCCAGAAATTGAGGGAATGGAAACCAGCAGCTCACTGCGTGTGTTTGTCAAGA GCCCACCGGTGCTCAAAGAGGATGATGTGACAGAAGTGGAGACAGAGGAGGAAACTGTAGTCCTGAGCTGTCATGCCAGAGGCTATCCTGTTCCCACAATCACCTGGGACACCAAAGATGGAAAGAAACAGTCTGACCCAAAT TTCAGGATATTGTCCGATGACAGCTCTCAGAGCACGCTCAGCCTTAAAGTGGATTCCAATGCCACCGTTTTCTGCAAGGCTTCCAACAACCAAGGGGATGATAAGGCGACATTCAACATCAGAGTCAAGACCA TCAAACCAAAAACCCCTAACTCAGCAGAGAAAGTCAAGGCAG AGAGCAATGGCGTCATAATTGCAGTCATCATTATCTGCATCCTGCTTCTGGCCATTCTGGGCAGCGTGCTCTATTTCCtctataaaaaaggaaagatctgCGGCCGATCTGGAAAACAAGACCT CACAAAGGAGAAGTCCAGCAAAGATAACATAGTGGTTGAGATGAAGAGCGACAACACAGAAGAATCCATTCTTCTCGGTGCcaatggagaaaagcagcccccCAGAGACTAG